One region of Armigeres subalbatus isolate Guangzhou_Male chromosome 3, GZ_Asu_2, whole genome shotgun sequence genomic DNA includes:
- the LOC134224544 gene encoding uncharacterized protein LOC134224544, translating to MASKQKKSSNARDEDLSSESVEVLRERLNQMKRLIAERQNTTPSGSASDLWSPQTRSSCSGIIDGNFLSMAFGGALIVILSVSVYAFYNLYHAVLKKFPSQHTEL from the exons ATGgcatcgaaacaaaaaaaatccagcaaCGCTCGAGATG AGGACCTATCGTCTGAATCGGTGGAAGTGCTCCGCGAGCGGTTGAACCAAATGAAGCGGTTGATTGCCGAACGCCAGAATACGACCCCCAGCGGAAGTGCGTCGGACCTGTGGTCACCCCAAACCCGGTCCAGCTGCAGTGGCATCATCGACGGAAACTTCCTCTCGATGGCGTTCGGCGGGGCGCTCATTGTGATCCTGTCCGTTTCGGTGTATGCATTCTACAATCTGTACCACGCCGTGCTGAAGAAGTTTCCCTCACAGCACACGGAGCTGTAA
- the LOC134224541 gene encoding WD repeat-containing protein 3, with translation MGLTKQYLAFKPVANFNIIASGRANVAFVTVGGVDGRFVAVAGAEQVLIWNTRLGEKALEFSRDKQEVTYLRPSPDRKHLAVGYTDGVIEIFSFENKQSVCTFPAHRSAVSAMNYDLIGLKLVTGGLDNDLVVSDVVAQSGKCRLMGHNGAITEARFMERFHDVVVSSSKDTQIKFWNIETQSCFKTIVDHRTEVWGIVLMRNDDFLIAGSNDSQLSVYKIAENTSNPVDEPTGDLSNLLLESESTSPFRCTQIGNIQRSGFGRTMNLVVENNGQILGCHGTDKKIELFYFYNVDEALARLTKRLKKLDAKSKSEDGNTNNRTADRQLSLTDEIKRLPTVAVPEKVKSFDLLLGSNNELRICVTYVKNFIQIYTLNVAEKHAEANAIHNIRQQGHPSEVRSVAFSSDSLAIASGSGESLKLWSRASQSSLRTVETGYVISTCFVPGDRHVLVGLKTGQLLIVDIVTGEIIERIAAHEKELWSIVLMADMRGCVTGGGDTTVKFWSFELIADPTKDDKSEVKVLSLLHKNVLKLEETVLCIRVSHNSKYIAVALLDSTVKIFFLDTLKFYLSLYGHKLPVLCMDISYDSTIIVTGSTDRSIKIWGMDFGDCHRSLIAHDNSVMGLQFIPKTHLFFSCGKDGKLKQWDADSFEKIITLPAHVGEAHSLAVSPNGKYVVSCGSDRTLRLYERTDEPLVLQDVQEEEREELENNTLATGEDSAVPGLPGLKLPSKKTIGSEKAAENILECLEVSKKFEEEETKSIIPPLMYAYDATNTDDFLLAVLTRIRASDLEEALLLLPFSAVCELLERIPQLAETRKDQTEIICKVVLFLFRIHQKPIVNNQILLPVIQNIIDKLQGAIVELRNMIGVNFHGMQMLQSEVEANQGIELFRDATKSRRQKDMRRKRKEAAAKRTFVQIST, from the exons ATGGGCCTCACTAAACAATATTTGGCCTTCAAACCGGTGGCAAATTTTAACATCATCGCCAGTGGGCGTGCCAATGTTGCATTCGTTACCGTCGGTGGCGtggatggccgatttgtggccgTAGCTGGAGCTGAGCAGGTTCTGATTTGGAACACTAG ACTTGGTGAAAAGGCGCTAGAGTTTTCGCGGGATAAACAGGAGGTAACCTATCTTCGACCGAGTCCCGATCGTAAACATCTAGCCGTGGGCTACACAGATGGCGTTATTGAAATATTCAGTTTTGAAAACAAGCAGTCGGTTTGCACATTCCCTGCCCATCGATCCGCGGTTAGCGCTATGAACTACGATCTTATAGGATTGAAGCTGGTCACCGGTGGGCTGGACAATGATTTGGTTGTGTCGGACGTAGTGGCCCAAAGTGGAAAATGTAGGTTGATGGGACACAACGGTGCGATCACCGAAGCACGTTTTATGGAGCGATTTCACGATGTGGTAGTGTCCAGCTCGAAGGATACTCAAATCAAGTTCTGGAACATTGAAACTCAGAGCTGCTTTAAGACTATCGTTGATCACAGGACTGAAGTTTGGGGGATCGTTTTGATGCGCAACGATGATTTTTTGATAGCGGGTTCAAACGATTCGCAGTTATCCGTTTATAAGATTGCAGAAAATACTTCCAATCCGGTGGATGAGCCAACTGGGGATTTAAGCAATTTGTTGCTCGAGTCGGAGAGTACAAGCCCGTTCAGATGCACACAGATTGGTAACATCCAGCGATCAGGATTTGGTCGAACAATGAATTTAGTTGTGGAAAACAACGGACAAATTCTGGGTTGTCACGGAACCGACAAAAAGATTGAATTGTTCTATTTCTATAATGTGGACGAGGCGTTGGCTCGATTGACGAAGCGTTTGAAAAAATTGGACGCAAAATCAAAATCCGAAGATGGCAACACCAATAACAGGACTGCCGATCGCCAGCTTTCGCTAACCGATGAGATCAAACGTCTTCCGACGGTGGCGGTTCCGGAGAAAGTAAAGTCGTTTGACTTGCTGTTGGGAAGCAATAACGAACTCAGAATATGCGTCACCTACgtaaaaaatttcatccaaatttataCTCTAAATGTGGCTGAAAAGCATGCCGAGGCAAACGCTATCCATAACATACGCCAACAAGGCCATCCGTCCGAAGTTCGCAGCGTGGCCTTCAGCTCGGACAGCTTGGCAATTGCTTCTGGCAGTGGAGAGTCCTTGAAGCTATGGAGCAGGGCATCCCAGTCTTCGTTGAGAACGGTCGAAACAGGATACGTCATCAGTACTTGCTTTGTACCGGGGGATCGTCATGTTCTGGTTGGTCTGAAAACCGGCCAGTTACTTATCGTGGATATCGTTACGGGAGAAATTATTGAGCGAATAGCGGCCCACGAAAAGGAACTGTGGAGCATTGTTCTGATGGCGGACATGCGAGGTTGCGTTACAGGTGGTGGCGATACGACTGTCAAATTTTGGAGTTTCGAACTAATCGCAGATCCGACAAAAGACGATAAGAGTGAGGTCAAAGTTCTTTCCTTGCTGCACAAAAATGTCCTGAAGCTAGAAGAAACTGTCCTATGTATTCGTGTTTCTCATAACAGCAAATATATTGCAGTAGCATTGTTGGATTCTACGGTAAAAATATTCTTCCTGGACACGCTTAAATTCTATCTGTCACTGTACGGCCATAAACTTCCGGTCCTTTGCATGGATATTTCGTATGATTCGACTATCATCGTGACAGGTTCGACTGATCGCAGCATCAAAATCTGGGGTATGGACTTCGGCGATTGTCACCGATCTCTCATCGCGCACGACAATTCGGTTATGGGCCTTCAATTCATCCCCAAGACACATCTATTCTTTTCCTGCGGTAAAGATGGAAAACTCAAACAGTGGGATGCAGATAGCttcgaaaaaatcataactcttCCAGCACACGTTGGGGAAGCACACAGTCTTGCTGTCAGTCCCAATGGGAAGTATGTCGTCAGCTGCGGTTCCGATCGAACTCTTCGTTTATATGAGCGCACCGATGAGCCCCTCGTACTCCAAGACGTACAAGAAGAAGAACGAGAGGAGCTGGAGAACAACACTCTTGCCACTGGAGAAGATTCTGCAGTGCCTGGCCTTCCCGGTCTGAAGCTGCCTTCCAAGAAAACAATAGGATCGGAGAAGGCTGCCGAAAATATTCTCGAATGTTTAGAAGTGAGCAAAAAATTCGAAGAAGAGGAAACCAAGAGCATTATACCGCCGTTGATGTACGCCTACGATGCCACCAACACCGATGATTTTCTGTTGGCAGTGCTCACGCGTATTCGCGCCAGCGACTTAGAAGAGGCTCTTCTACTGCTACCTTTCTCCGCCGTGTGCGAGCTGCTCGAGCGGATTCCACAGCTCGCCGAGACCCGAAAAGATCAAACCGAAATCATATGCAAAGTAGTTCTCTTCCTGTTCAGAATTCATCAGAAACCGATTGTCAACAATCAAATTTTGCTACCGGTTATCCAGAATATCATTGATAAGCTGCAGGGAGCGATCGTTGAGCTTCGGAACATGATAGGAGTTAACTTCCACGGAATGCAAATGCTGCAGAGCGAAGTGGAAGCCAACCAGGGGATAGAGCTGTTCCGGGACGCCACCAAAAGCCGACGGCAAAAGGATATGCGCCGCAAGAGGAAGGAAGCGGCTGCCAAGCGAACGTTTGTACAAATAAGCACTTAG